The proteins below come from a single Paludibacter jiangxiensis genomic window:
- a CDS encoding cupin domain-containing protein, which produces MKSIEKIAENKNYAAINLGNLEEILQYSLIHPVSKREIEGKVFVKDATGATGTEISFNMLPPRTEVPYFHIHNKNEETYIFLKGAGFYQVDDDCFPIKEGSVVRVAPKGNRGMCNTSDEPMIYIAIQSKENSLEEHTTADGTRIPTEPKWR; this is translated from the coding sequence ATGAAGTCAATTGAAAAAATAGCTGAAAATAAGAATTATGCAGCCATTAATCTGGGTAATCTGGAAGAGATACTGCAATATTCCCTTATTCATCCGGTAAGTAAACGGGAGATTGAGGGCAAAGTTTTTGTGAAAGATGCTACCGGAGCCACCGGAACGGAAATTTCGTTCAATATGTTGCCTCCGCGCACCGAAGTGCCTTACTTTCATATCCACAATAAAAACGAGGAGACCTATATCTTTCTGAAGGGAGCGGGTTTTTATCAGGTGGACGACGACTGTTTCCCCATCAAAGAGGGAAGTGTGGTGCGTGTAGCTCCCAAAGGTAACCGTGGCATGTGCAATACTTCCGACGAACCAATGATTTATATTGCCATTCAATCGAAAGAAAACTCGTTGGAAGAACATACCACTGCCGATGGCACACGAATACCTACCGAACCGAAGTGGAGATAG
- a CDS encoding GNAT family N-acetyltransferase, producing MTQLQRILPDADLSGAVAVLRSAHGTVAQQFGFTQETNPTNSAFIDAETLRGQLEKGIELYLMIEEGNAVGCIAIEESQTEVETFYIEKVSVVPDFRNRGLGMELMNFAASLIKERGGKHIGIALINEYEKLKAWYQRQGFREILVKEYPHLPFNVCFMSKEI from the coding sequence ATGACTCAATTACAACGTATTTTGCCGGATGCCGATTTGTCGGGTGCAGTAGCCGTTTTGAGAAGTGCGCATGGCACAGTAGCGCAACAGTTTGGTTTTACGCAGGAGACCAATCCGACCAACAGCGCCTTTATCGATGCGGAAACCCTGCGCGGACAATTAGAAAAAGGCATAGAGCTTTACCTGATGATCGAAGAAGGAAATGCTGTGGGGTGCATTGCGATAGAGGAGTCGCAGACGGAAGTCGAAACATTTTATATTGAGAAGGTATCGGTTGTACCCGACTTCCGCAATCGTGGTTTGGGAATGGAGTTGATGAACTTTGCCGCTTCATTGATAAAAGAACGGGGCGGTAAGCACATCGGTATTGCACTAATCAACGAGTATGAAAAGCTAAAAGCCTGGTACCAGCGGCAGGGCTTTCGCGAAATCCTTGTAAAAGAATACCCACATCTGCCTTTCAATGTTTGTTTTATGAGTAAGGAGATATGA
- a CDS encoding ketopantoate reductase family protein, which produces MKIAVIGTGGVGGYFGGRLAKAGNDVTFLARGKHLEAMMSHGLIVQSIRENFTIQPVQATDSITAIGKVDVVLLCVKSWLVKDMAKELLSLLKEDTVVLPLQNGVMAAEELQLVIPTHHVLGGLCRIISKIEAPGVIRHFGVDPTVVFAELNNGKSERVVKLQKVFEQAGFNARISHDIQADIWKKFIQICISGLLGVTRVPYGGIREVKETREMMISLFQEVYDLSQKLGINIAPDFVDKTVGVIDSFDYNASASLARDIWEGRPSELEYQNGTVVRLAEKYGLEVPVNKFIYSALLPQERKARQ; this is translated from the coding sequence ATGAAAATAGCAGTCATAGGTACAGGCGGAGTCGGAGGGTACTTCGGCGGGCGACTGGCAAAAGCCGGTAATGATGTGACATTCCTTGCCAGGGGAAAACATCTGGAAGCTATGATGAGTCATGGTCTTATTGTGCAGAGTATCAGGGAGAATTTCACCATTCAGCCCGTACAGGCCACCGACTCCATTACCGCCATCGGCAAGGTGGATGTGGTGTTGCTTTGCGTTAAATCGTGGCTGGTAAAGGATATGGCAAAAGAGTTGCTTTCTTTGTTGAAAGAGGATACTGTGGTGCTTCCGCTTCAAAACGGAGTGATGGCAGCCGAAGAATTGCAGTTGGTTATTCCAACGCATCATGTACTTGGAGGCCTGTGCCGTATTATCAGTAAGATAGAAGCTCCGGGTGTCATCCGGCATTTCGGTGTCGATCCTACCGTTGTGTTCGCAGAACTGAACAACGGAAAGAGCGAACGGGTGGTGAAACTGCAAAAGGTATTTGAACAAGCAGGCTTCAATGCCCGTATTTCGCATGATATACAGGCCGATATCTGGAAAAAGTTTATCCAGATCTGCATCAGCGGGTTGTTGGGAGTAACGCGCGTACCGTACGGAGGAATTCGCGAAGTGAAGGAAACCCGCGAAATGATGATTTCCCTCTTTCAGGAAGTGTATGATTTGTCTCAGAAACTGGGCATCAATATTGCTCCCGATTTTGTAGACAAGACCGTAGGTGTTATCGATAGCTTCGATTACAACGCTTCGGCATCGCTTGCCCGCGATATTTGGGAAGGGCGCCCTTCGGAACTTGAATATCAAAACGGAACGGTAGTACGCCTGGCCGAAAAATACGGACTGGAAGTTCCAGTTAATAAATTTATCTATTCTGCTCTTTTACCTCAGGAACGCAAAGCAAGACAATAA